A window of bacterium genomic DNA:
GTGCAGCCGTTCCACAGGAAGTAACGCGCCGGCGATAAGTCCGGTTCCGAGAATCTGCAGCCACGACAGCGGCAGTTCGCTTGCGGCGTTCGACCAGCGGTTGATAAACAGGATGTGCATCGCATAGCAGAACGCGCAAACAAGAATCAGTTTATCGCCGCGATTCAGCGCCATCTGTTCGAGTACGGGTTTGCCGTCCACAAGTGATTCGGGCAGTGACAGAACGAGTATACCGACAAAAGCGATGGCTGCGGCGAGCCACATGCGCTTGCGGATTCTTGCGCGAAAGAGCAGCCAGGCGAGGACCGGAGTGAAGGGGACATAGAGCGCGGTGATGAATCCGGCGCGCGCGGAGGTAGTGTACTTCAGTCCGATGGTTTGAAAGATGTAACCGCCGCAAAGGAATAACCCGAGCACGAGTCCGCGCTTGACAAGCTGCGGATTCAAGGAGAACGATTTCCTGCCGAAGAAGAGCGGGAAAAGCAGCGCCGCAAGAGTAAACCTGAGTGCAACGAACAGTATCGGCGAGCAGTCGTCGAGCGACCACTGCACGATGGGGAAGGTGAAGCCCCAGAAAAACGTCACCCCGAGCAGGGCCAGATAGGCGATTAGCACGGGGTGAAAGATACGGATATTTGCACAAATAGGCAACCGCTTGGCGGCTCTTGCCACTCAGCTATTTGATAAGCATGAGTTTCCTTGTTTCGATTTGCCCAAGTGTTTCAAGGCGCAGGAAGTACACGCCGGACGCGAGCGACTCGCCGTTAAATTGCAAGACGTGGCTTCCGGCGGGATATTGCCTATCAGCAAGCTGCATCACTTCGCGGCCCTGTACGTCATACACTCGCGCACGCACAGATTGCATTTGCGGCAGTGTAAAGCGAATCGTCGTGCTGACGTTGAACGGATTGGGCGCGACGCTCAAAGTGAACTGTGCCGGGAAAAGAGGGTTGTCAACGGGCGACACCCAATCCTCTTCGAGCGGGTCAATCGGTTCGAAGACTCCCGTGCGCCACAATCGGTTGCGCGCGTCATAGTGATAAATTTTGTTGTAGCCTGAACCTCCGCGATTACTGCGATGCACGTAGCCGCGATGGTACTGCGTGATACCGCCGGTGAGCACGATGTTGCCGCGTTCATCAGGTGACGGACCGATATACGGGTCGCCAACGTCGTTCATCTGCTCCATTTGGAAATGCGTACCCATTGCAAACAGGAACGCGGTAATCACGACGTCCGAACCTTGCGCGCGGTTTTCGCGGCCGTTCTCCCACGTGTTGGCGATGTAGATGCCCTGCTCAGAGGCCAGAGCAATGCGCGAGTCGGCGCCATCGGGAAGCGTTCCGTTCTGCATATTGGTATTGCGAATCATGATGTTGTCCACGATGCGAATATCCTGACTACAGCCGAGGTGCAATTGATGGCCGCGGGCGGCGAGAATTCCGCGAATATCGAGCTTGCCGTCCACGAAAATCACACGGCGGAAGGAATCGAGCTGGATGTCGAAATACTCCGCAGTTGTCGTATCTCGTTCAGTGCCGAGGGGATAGTAGTAGAAACGGGCAATGGAGTCCAGCACGATGCAATACCATTCATGGAGTGGTTCATAAATATATGTTCCTTGCTCAAGAGCCGTTTCTCGCAAATAGGTGAGCGAATCGGGAAAGACAATATCACCGGCGTTAAACTCCGGCGCGCCGCCGAGAAACTGCATGGGAGGATTGGGACTGCCGGGCGCGAAACCCGACATAGCCGTGCTGACGGGACCTATTGCGACAGGCAGTCCGCCGACGTTTTGTGTGGCAATCCAACCGTTCGAATGCACGGGTCCCCACAGGGTGTCGCGCCCGAAGAACCGCAGAATATCACCTGGGAACGCGAGCGAGCGCTCCGAATGCGTCAGCCAAAAGTAGTTTTCCATGGCCGAAAGTTGCGTAGTGACAAGCAGCAGTGCGAGAATGAGCTTCAGCATGGTTGTTCTCCCGGGTAGAATTAACAAGGATGCTATTTCAACAGAAGTAATTTGTGAGTGGCTGTCACTGAGTTTGCCGACAACTTGACAAAATAGACGCCGCTCGGCAATTGAGACGCAGTAAAGTTGTGCGCATGCGTTCCGGCGGCAAGCGGCTCGTTGAGCAGTGTCTCGATTTCTCTTCCCAACACATCAAAAAGTTTCAGCGTCACATCCCCCGCGCGCGCCAACTCAAACGTGATGGTTGTTTGCGCGTTGAAGGGGTTGGGGTAGGCGGAAAGAGCGAACGCATTCGGTGTGAACGGGTAAAAGTGCGGCGTGGTGCTCGATGTTTCATGTGCGCGAAGCAACTCGACGGGGCCACTGTCATCGGTACGAACCGCAGCCGTAAAGCCATTGGCAAAGGGGGAAAGATCAAGGATGCGCGTGTGGCCCATCAACGTATCTAACCAAATCAGTCCACTTGCTGATATCGCAGCAGTGAACAGACAAGGCGTTCCGGCGACGCTGGCCTCGCCTGCGACTAGCGCACCATCTCCGTAAGGCACGGCATGAATTGACGGCACGACACCGAACTCCATCGGTGGTACAGTAAAATTCAGAATTTGGCTGTAATAGCTGTTCGACACGGATCGATAAAACAACATCTCATCCTCTTCGCCTTCCGTATGTCGAACGCTGATTGCCCAGAAACCTTGTTGCGGATCAGCGCACATAACTATCTCGGCGGTGAGTGAATCCATGTCAATCGGCCAGTTATCGACATCGGTACCGTTCGCGCCAACGACTGTGAACTCGTAAAACTCCATGTTGTTTATATACCGTCTCCCCGCATATGCGACGCCTTGTCCTGTGGCCAAGCAAAAGGCCCACGGCTCATCGTGGAAATTCTCCGTCCACAGCGATAACGTCCAAGTATTTTCCTCGTCCGTTGCACCGGCGATAAAGAACCTCTCTACATTTGTCGTGCTTGCACAAAGGAAGATGCAATCGCCACCGTAATAAGTAGCAGCAATCGCCGACGCGCTGTCGTACAGATTAACCGTTTGATAAAGCGGTCCGGCACCGCCGTACTTGCGGCCAAAGGCACGCGAGGGACCCCAGAAGTTTGGCGCCCAATAGTAGTGAAGCGCCATAAAACCGCCGGGCTTCGCGATCAGTTCAAGTGCGTAAGCGCGGGCAGACTCAATGAAAACGTAATCACTGCACTGGCACCACAGCCTTTGGCCAAGTGAATCATACACGCCGGCGATTTCCCAGTCCCAATCCATACCGCAGGCAAAAGCCGTCCGGCCAGAGTCATACGCCAGAATGTGAAACTGCGAATGTGCTCCGATATCAGGCTGCGGCTCCAATGTGGCACTTGAATATTCCCAATTCTGCCCCCAGGCCAGAGAGGCATATATAAGGAGAGCGAGCGCGATGCGGGTCATGAGGAAGCTCCTATGTTGGGAAAAGCAAAAACCTTCCACCGAGGAGAGAGTCCGCGATGGAAGGCTTTAATAAACATAGGTTTCCTCTTGTCAGCTGGGACACATAGCACACACTGCACCTTTGTCAGAAAGTGCAACAAAGACAGAGAGTTATGTCGGCAAGTGGATGCCATCGTCCTGCACCTGTTGTAAGGTGTCGAACGGCGGGGCCCACTCTATCAAAGTAAGCAGAGAGGATGCCTAAAGCAAGTAAACTCTACTTATGAAAGAAGTCTTTTAGGATTTCGGCAACTTCGTCACCAACGCGGCCTTGACCTTCGATGGTCTGTGCGCCGATGTGCGGCAGGGCGACGACACGCGGATGTGTAACCAAGTCCTGGCGCGGTTTGGGTTCGCCGACCCAAACATCGATACCGGCTCCGTATACGTGACCACTATTCAGAGCCGCCAGCAACGCTTCTTCGTCAATTACGCCGCCGCGCGCGGTGTTGATGAGAATTACGCCGGATTTCATCATAGCGATTTCCTTCGCGCCGATGAGTGAGGGTTCATCTTTTGATTTTGGAATATGCACGGAGATGATGTCGGACTCTTCGAAGACTTCATTGAGTTCGCGCAGTTGAAAGCCTTTGACCTTGACCTTTTCTGGGAACTTGTCATAGCCCATGATGACGCGCATGCCGAGACTTGCGGCCTTTTCGGCAACACGAGTGCCAATACGTCCCATGCCGATGATGCCGAGTGTTTTGCCTTCGAGTTCGATACCTTTGGAGAACGATTTCTTGTCCCATTCGCCGTTCTTCATGGAAGCGTTGGCAGCAGGGATTGCGCGGGCGATGCTGAACATCAACCCGATGGCGCATTCTGCCACGGATGTTGAAGATGCGGCGGGCGTGTTACGCACGACGACGCCTTTGGATTCGGCGTAGGCAACATCGATGTTATCGACACCGACTCCGCCGCGCACGATGATCTTCAGATTCTTCGCGGCGTCAATGACGTCTTTGGTGACTTTGGTAGCGGAGCGCACGGTGAGTGCGTCCACGGTCGCGACTTTGGCGAACAGTTCGTCGCCGTCGTAATGCTTGGTGTCAATGTCGAAGCCCGACGAGATCAGGGCTTCAGCGGCAAGGGCGTCAATCCCGTCGTTGAGTAGAATTTTTGGCATAGCTGATTTGAAATTAGAAATAGGAAATGAAAATTGAGAATCGAAAAGGCCGTCCTAAACGACTGTTTCTGTGTAAAACGCTAACAATTGGCGGAACGGTTGTATTTGATAAAATGGAAGATAGTTTTCGGGGGTGCACCTTATTTCACAAGGGCTTGGTCCGGCGGGAGGGGAGTAGGC
This region includes:
- a CDS encoding T9SS type A sorting domain-containing protein, translating into MLKLILALLLVTTQLSAMENYFWLTHSERSLAFPGDILRFFGRDTLWGPVHSNGWIATQNVGGLPVAIGPVSTAMSGFAPGSPNPPMQFLGGAPEFNAGDIVFPDSLTYLRETALEQGTYIYEPLHEWYCIVLDSIARFYYYPLGTERDTTTAEYFDIQLDSFRRVIFVDGKLDIRGILAARGHQLHLGCSQDIRIVDNIMIRNTNMQNGTLPDGADSRIALASEQGIYIANTWENGRENRAQGSDVVITAFLFAMGTHFQMEQMNDVGDPYIGPSPDERGNIVLTGGITQYHRGYVHRSNRGGSGYNKIYHYDARNRLWRTGVFEPIDPLEEDWVSPVDNPLFPAQFTLSVAPNPFNVSTTIRFTLPQMQSVRARVYDVQGREVMQLADRQYPAGSHVLQFNGESLASGVYFLRLETLGQIETRKLMLIK
- a CDS encoding D-2-hydroxyacid dehydrogenase, whose amino-acid sequence is MPKILLNDGIDALAAEALISSGFDIDTKHYDGDELFAKVATVDALTVRSATKVTKDVIDAAKNLKIIVRGGVGVDNIDVAYAESKGVVVRNTPAASSTSVAECAIGLMFSIARAIPAANASMKNGEWDKKSFSKGIELEGKTLGIIGMGRIGTRVAEKAASLGMRVIMGYDKFPEKVKVKGFQLRELNEVFEESDIISVHIPKSKDEPSLIGAKEIAMMKSGVILINTARGGVIDEEALLAALNSGHVYGAGIDVWVGEPKPRQDLVTHPRVVALPHIGAQTIEGQGRVGDEVAEILKDFFHK
- a CDS encoding T9SS type A sorting domain-containing protein; its protein translation is MTRIALALLIYASLAWGQNWEYSSATLEPQPDIGAHSQFHILAYDSGRTAFACGMDWDWEIAGVYDSLGQRLWCQCSDYVFIESARAYALELIAKPGGFMALHYYWAPNFWGPSRAFGRKYGGAGPLYQTVNLYDSASAIAATYYGGDCIFLCASTTNVERFFIAGATDEENTWTLSLWTENFHDEPWAFCLATGQGVAYAGRRYINNMEFYEFTVVGANGTDVDNWPIDMDSLTAEIVMCADPQQGFWAISVRHTEGEEDEMLFYRSVSNSYYSQILNFTVPPMEFGVVPSIHAVPYGDGALVAGEASVAGTPCLFTAAISASGLIWLDTLMGHTRILDLSPFANGFTAAVRTDDSGPVELLRAHETSSTTPHFYPFTPNAFALSAYPNPFNAQTTITFELARAGDVTLKLFDVLGREIETLLNEPLAAGTHAHNFTASQLPSGVYFVKLSANSVTATHKLLLLK
- a CDS encoding DMT family transporter; translation: MARAAKRLPICANIRIFHPVLIAYLALLGVTFFWGFTFPIVQWSLDDCSPILFVALRFTLAALLFPLFFGRKSFSLNPQLVKRGLVLGLFLCGGYIFQTIGLKYTTSARAGFITALYVPFTPVLAWLLFRARIRKRMWLAAAIAFVGILVLSLPESLVDGKPVLEQMALNRGDKLILVCAFCYAMHILFINRWSNAASELPLSWLQILGTGLIAGALLPVERLHFDLTRELAVALFFTAIPASVIAIWAMMKFQPRVPVTGAAIVYSMEPVTAALAAWTLQDHIPPNITIIGAACILVAMLVASTIQEPEVPRT